A DNA window from Fibrobacter succinogenes contains the following coding sequences:
- the purE gene encoding 5-(carboxyamino)imidazole ribonucleotide mutase encodes MQINEVPNAKVGIVAGSKSDQETVDKITAVLDQFGIVWEFNILSAHRTPNATAKYAREAAGRGLQVLIGVAGLAAALPGVLAGHTILPVIGLPCAGGPLNGVDALHSIVQMPPGIPVATVGIGNGKNAGFLAVHIVALSDASVREKLVAYRKGLGDIEG; translated from the coding sequence ATGCAGATTAATGAAGTTCCGAATGCAAAGGTCGGTATCGTTGCGGGTAGCAAGTCCGACCAGGAAACTGTAGACAAAATCACCGCGGTGCTCGACCAGTTCGGCATCGTGTGGGAATTCAACATCCTCTCTGCACACCGCACCCCGAATGCAACCGCGAAGTATGCTCGCGAAGCCGCCGGGCGAGGCCTTCAGGTCCTCATCGGTGTTGCCGGCCTCGCTGCAGCCCTCCCGGGCGTGCTCGCAGGGCACACGATTCTTCCGGTTATTGGCCTGCCCTGCGCGGGTGGCCCGCTCAACGGCGTCGATGCCCTGCACTCTATCGTGCAGATGCCCCCGGGAATCCCGGTGGCAACAGTCGGCATCGGCAACGGCAAAAATGCCGGTTTCCTCGCCGTCCACATCGTCGCCCTCTCTGACGCAAGTGTTCGCGAAAAGCTCGTCGCTTACCGTAAGGGATTGGGCGATATAGAGGGTTAG